A portion of the Bombus terrestris chromosome 3, iyBomTerr1.2, whole genome shotgun sequence genome contains these proteins:
- the LOC100647525 gene encoding guanine nucleotide-releasing factor 2 isoform X4: MVCSIDVSRYIRGKACRVRIFSCSAIFHQNGASSSNKFIDEFPTRNQQCTSGRIAKVEERSSGKARGGKLARRARSFKEDFLEKLSHMRSPGSGSGGGGSGAATRAASPSSPRTPRDKSAPGCTDGATTLDKNPLRDLHIHVRQVQLALLHFRDVVSKKKLEMLPGNGTIVLDTVTTIHTVLKSYLLYENSSTLGSATNQVYQALAQLLKLCDDVLLHGDQSSALDTENVTHIIGLVEEAVKNLVALANEKIANRQKPVVVTTSNRTSSYGSEMTPQRNSLPDIPLTPRERQILEQTAASTSLVRSSHSSESILRDSSPPPKPPLPERTNMCLSEENSSSGTPPPLPPKRRTRGQQLLDESEGFLASSLDGVSLRSRSPEDSSSLLSASAGSLDSALNHSRDEDEIRAIMGPNDESLNDSMDLSLMATIQGMQVNGSSNCSCWDGSETNIPSTMLLGQQTPQEMLNPFTGIEGKMERLSTQTQESGFVSMHSQRSSSQSYTTSSITSKRSSQQSSISYNSQTFNSQQSFSQTKLSSDNNGSIFTQKTMTSTKSTVSTTNISGTGDPAVLEKLVNEMESISALDANGVPPALPEKRSKRRKERQPSQYDNVPENEHLSTCSLHTNNGDNTDASKPPPLPLKKRHMFQSVAYSVMAYMEMFGNCSHSNNDFISGLGTRHSVAAYNSMQAEWQQHEMALTTTQSCSFMAHTITTLHDNSNTSITMAPSVAEVTNNSSLPPALPPKRSRSIKSNATPPPISPKPTISMQSIHTIEPIVTSTPMKIEESGCVHDKKELSPSSPAKLNNVALDTILPSSRPASNALSSISVDDNNLDLRDVDQDDTILDELDISKYLVFKKPDEEGPDIRGGHPDALLIHATKANKHDEKESDFLYQEAFLTTYRTFMQPLELIQKLHKRHQRFSCSADVIKQRAAREAFSLLVRVVSDLTMSDLDDTLLQTLMEFVQQLVCSGDLTMAKALRVKILEKHAAKQLQSTQPILSSLSVTTKQASLLDFKSEQIAEQMTLLDADLFMKIEIPEVLIWAQEQNEERSPNLTRFTEHFNKMSYWARSRILEHRLENEAKDREKYVVKFIKIMKHLRKINNFNSYLALLSALDSAPIRRLEWQKHITEGLKEYCALIDSSSSFRAYRQALAETQPPCIPYIGLVLQDLTFVHIGNNDLLPDGTINFSKRWQQFNIVENMKRFKKGTYSFKKHERIITFFNNFSDFLCEEAMWQISESIKPRGGKKTQSQN, from the exons AAGTCGAGGAACGCTCCAGCGGGAAGGCGCGTGGTGGTAAACTAGCGCGTCGTGCGCGCTCCTTCAAGGAGGACTTCCTGGAGAAGCTCTCCCACATGCGCTCTCCTGGTAGCGGAAGCGGAGGTGGAGGCAGTGGAGCGGCTACGAGGGCCGCCTCGCCCTCCTCGCCGCGAACACCGCGTGATAAAAGCGCGCCCGGCTGCACCGATGGCGCGACCACCCTCGACAAGAACCCCCTCCGTGACCTGCATATCCACGTGCGACAGGTGCAACTGGCACTGCTTCACTTCCGGGACGTCGTGTCAAAGAAAAAGCTCGAGATGCTGCCCGGCAACGGCACCATCGTCCTCGATACTGTTACCACCATACACACTGTGCTGAAGTCCTATCTTCTCTACGAGAACAG CTCTACTCTGGGATCAGCGACGAACCAAGTGTATCAAGCTCTAGCACAATTATTAAAACTCTGTGACGACGTGTTGCTGCACGGTGACCAGTCCTCTGCGTTGGATACCGAGAACGTTACACACATCATAGGATTAGTCGAAGAAGCTGTGAAAAACTTGGTTGCCCTGGCGAATGAGAAGATTGCCAATAGACAGAAACCTGTCGTCGTTACAACTAGTAATAG AACGTCGTCTTATGGATCGGAAATGACGCCGCAAAGAAATTCTTTGCCTGATATTCCGTTAACGCCAAGGGAAAGGCAGATTTTAGAGCAGACAGCTGCGAGTACTAGTTTGGTCCGTAGCTCGCATAGTTCCGAGTCGATTTTAAGGGATTCTAGTCCACCCCCAAAACCGCCACTCCCCGAGAG AACTAATATGTGTCTGTCGGAAGAAAATAGTTCTTCCGGTACACCACCACCATTGCCACCGAAACGGAGAACGAGAGGTCAACAGTTGCTCGATGAATCCGAAGGTTTTTTAGCATCTAGTCTCGACGGTGTTTCCTTACGAAGTCGATCTCCGGAGGATTCGTCGTCTCTTCTGAGTGCGTCGGCTGGCAGTTTGGATTCGGCCTTGAACCATTCCCGCGACGAAGATGAGATACGGGCGATCATGGGACCAAACGACGAGTCTCTGAACGACAGTATGGATCTCAGCCTGATGGCTACTATCCAAG gtATGCAAGTTAATGGTAGTTCAAACTGTAGTTGCTGGGACGGTTCCGAAACAAACATACCAAGCACAATGTTATTGGGTCAACAAACTCCGCAAGAAATGCTTAATCCATTTACCG GTATAGAAGGAAAAATGGAACGATTATCGACTCAAACGCAGGAATCCGGTTTCGTATCCATGCATTCGCAACGAAGTTCGTCTCAAAGTTATACTACCTCCAGTATAACGTCCAAAAGATCTTCTCAGCAAAGCAGTATTAGTTACAATTCCCAAACGTTTAATTCGCAACAATCGTTTTCCCAAACAAAACTGTCTTCGGATAATAACGGGTCTATTTTCACTCAGAAGACAATGACTAGTACGAAGAGTACCGTTAGTACAACAAATATTTCCGGAACTGGAGATCCTGCTGTATTAGAAAAATTGGTAAAT GAAATGGAGTCGATTTCTGCATTGGACGCTAATGGTGTGCCGCCAGCATTGCCGGAAAAGCGATCGAAACGGAGGAAAGAACGTCAACCGTCACAGTACGACAATGTACCTGAAAATGAGCATTTATCAACCTGTAGTTTACATACCAATAACGGCGATAATACAGATGCCAGTAAACCCCCTCCACTGCCGCTTAAGAAAAGGCATA TGTTCCAATCAGTGGCATATTCTG TCATGGCATACATGGAGATGTTTGGGAATTGTTCTCACAGCAACAACGATTTCATCTCCGGTCTTGGGACTCGTCATTCAGTGGCAGCTTATAATTCGATGCAAGCGGAATGGCAACAACACGAAATGGCTCTTACTACGACACAATCGTGTTCTTTCATGGCACATACTATAACTACATTACATGACAACTCAAA TACCTCCATAACTATGGCACCATCAGTAGCGGAAGTAACGAATAATTCTAGTCTCCCACCAGCATTACCACCAAAGAGATCCCGTTCCATTAAATCAAATGCAACGCCACCGCCAATTTCGCCAAAACCCACCATTAGTATGCAAAGCATACATACAATCGAACCAATCGTAACGTCAACACCTATGAAAATAGAGGAATCTGGTTGTGTTCATGATAAAAAGGAGTTATCACCTTCGTCTCCAGCGAAGCtg AATAACGTTGCTTTGGATACTATATTACCGTCCTCAAGACCCGCGAGTAATGCCTTATCGTCGATTTCCGTCGATGATAATAACTTGGACTTGAGAGACGTCGATCAAGACGATACTATTTTGGATGAACTCGATATCAGCAAGTATTTAGTCTTCAAGAAACCAGACGAAGAAGGGCCAGATATAAGGGGTGGCCACCCGGATGCATTGTTAATTCATGCAACCAAAGCTAATAAACATG ACGAGAAAGAATCAG acTTTTTGTATCAAGAGGCGTTTCTAACAACATATAGAACATTCATGCAACCATTGGAGTTAATTCAAAAATTACACAAACGTCATCAGCGATTCTCTTGTTCTGCTGACGTTATTAAACAAAGAGCAGCTCGCGAAGCATTTTCCTTGTTGGTTAGAGTTGTCAGCGATTTAAC TATGTCAGATCTCGATGATACCCTCTTGCAAACTTTAATGGAATTCGTACAGCAATTGGTATGTAGCGGTGATCTTACTATGGCAAAAGCTTTGCGTGTTAAAATTTTGGAGAAACACGCGGCGAAGCAGTTGCAATCTACACAACCGATTCTATCTTCGTTGAGTGTAACAACAAAGCAAGCTTCCCTTCTCGATTTCAAGAGTGAACAAATTGCAGAACAAATGACATTGTTAGATGCTGATTTATTCATGAAGATTGAAATCCCGGAAGTACTAATTTGGGCTCAAGAACAGAATGAAGAACGAAGTCCGAATCTAACTAGGTTCACAGAACATTTTAACAAAATGTCGTACTGGGCTAGATCGAGAATACTGGAACATAGATTAGAGAATGAAGCGAAAGATAGAGAGAAATACGTTGTTAAATTTATCAAGATAATGAAGCAccttagaaaaataaataattttaatagctACTTAGCCTTGCTTTCTGCGTTGGATAGCGCGCCAATTAGAAGGCTCGAATGGCAGAAACATATTACAGAAGGTTTAAAAGAATATTGCGCTCTTATCGATAGTTCCAGTAGTTTCAGAGCTTACAGGCAAGCTTTAGCAGAAACACAACCGCCATGCATTCCGTACAT CGGACTTGTGTTACAAGATCTTACATTCGTGCATATTGGAAACAATGATTTGTTACCGGATGGTACGATAAATTTTTCGAAAAGATGGCAACAGTTTAATATCGTTGAAAACATGAAAAGGTTCAAAAAAGG AACATATTCGTTCAAGAAACACGAACGTATAATAACGTTCTTCAATAATTTTAGCGATTTCCTCTGTGAGGAAGCAATGTGGCAGATTTCCGAGAGTATCAAGCCGCGCGGTGGAAAAAAAACACAGTCACAGAACTAG
- the LOC100647525 gene encoding guanine nucleotide-releasing factor 2 isoform X3: MPQYDDSFLDSPIFRRRTRSYAVQKGFVPKSKSFITATPLLLAVTNHAKTLSGSISTCSLKEVEERSSGKARGGKLARRARSFKEDFLEKLSHMRSPGSGSGGGGSGAATRAASPSSPRTPRDKSAPGCTDGATTLDKNPLRDLHIHVRQVQLALLHFRDVVSKKKLEMLPGNGTIVLDTVTTIHTVLKSYLLYENSSTLGSATNQVYQALAQLLKLCDDVLLHGDQSSALDTENVTHIIGLVEEAVKNLVALANEKIANRQKPVVVTTSNRTSSYGSEMTPQRNSLPDIPLTPRERQILEQTAASTSLVRSSHSSESILRDSSPPPKPPLPERTNMCLSEENSSSGTPPPLPPKRRTRGQQLLDESEGFLASSLDGVSLRSRSPEDSSSLLSASAGSLDSALNHSRDEDEIRAIMGPNDESLNDSMDLSLMATIQGMQVNGSSNCSCWDGSETNIPSTMLLGQQTPQEMLNPFTGIEGKMERLSTQTQESGFVSMHSQRSSSQSYTTSSITSKRSSQQSSISYNSQTFNSQQSFSQTKLSSDNNGSIFTQKTMTSTKSTVSTTNISGTGDPAVLEKLVNEMESISALDANGVPPALPEKRSKRRKERQPSQYDNVPENEHLSTCSLHTNNGDNTDASKPPPLPLKKRHMFQSVAYSVMAYMEMFGNCSHSNNDFISGLGTRHSVAAYNSMQAEWQQHEMALTTTQSCSFMAHTITTLHDNSNTSITMAPSVAEVTNNSSLPPALPPKRSRSIKSNATPPPISPKPTISMQSIHTIEPIVTSTPMKIEESGCVHDKKELSPSSPAKLNNVALDTILPSSRPASNALSSISVDDNNLDLRDVDQDDTILDELDISKYLVFKKPDEEGPDIRGGHPDALLIHATKANKHDFLYQEAFLTTYRTFMQPLELIQKLHKRHQRFSCSADVIKQRAAREAFSLLVRVVSDLTMSDLDDTLLQTLMEFVQQLVCSGDLTMAKALRVKILEKHAAKQLQSTQPILSSLSVTTKQASLLDFKSEQIAEQMTLLDADLFMKIEIPEVLIWAQEQNEERSPNLTRFTEHFNKMSYWARSRILEHRLENEAKDREKYVVKFIKIMKHLRKINNFNSYLALLSALDSAPIRRLEWQKHITEGLKEYCALIDSSSSFRAYRQALAETQPPCIPYIGLVLQDLTFVHIGNNDLLPDGTINFSKRWQQFNIVENMKRFKKGTYSFKKHERIITFFNNFSDFLCEEAMWQISESIKPRGGKKTQSQN; encoded by the exons AAGTCGAGGAACGCTCCAGCGGGAAGGCGCGTGGTGGTAAACTAGCGCGTCGTGCGCGCTCCTTCAAGGAGGACTTCCTGGAGAAGCTCTCCCACATGCGCTCTCCTGGTAGCGGAAGCGGAGGTGGAGGCAGTGGAGCGGCTACGAGGGCCGCCTCGCCCTCCTCGCCGCGAACACCGCGTGATAAAAGCGCGCCCGGCTGCACCGATGGCGCGACCACCCTCGACAAGAACCCCCTCCGTGACCTGCATATCCACGTGCGACAGGTGCAACTGGCACTGCTTCACTTCCGGGACGTCGTGTCAAAGAAAAAGCTCGAGATGCTGCCCGGCAACGGCACCATCGTCCTCGATACTGTTACCACCATACACACTGTGCTGAAGTCCTATCTTCTCTACGAGAACAG CTCTACTCTGGGATCAGCGACGAACCAAGTGTATCAAGCTCTAGCACAATTATTAAAACTCTGTGACGACGTGTTGCTGCACGGTGACCAGTCCTCTGCGTTGGATACCGAGAACGTTACACACATCATAGGATTAGTCGAAGAAGCTGTGAAAAACTTGGTTGCCCTGGCGAATGAGAAGATTGCCAATAGACAGAAACCTGTCGTCGTTACAACTAGTAATAG AACGTCGTCTTATGGATCGGAAATGACGCCGCAAAGAAATTCTTTGCCTGATATTCCGTTAACGCCAAGGGAAAGGCAGATTTTAGAGCAGACAGCTGCGAGTACTAGTTTGGTCCGTAGCTCGCATAGTTCCGAGTCGATTTTAAGGGATTCTAGTCCACCCCCAAAACCGCCACTCCCCGAGAG AACTAATATGTGTCTGTCGGAAGAAAATAGTTCTTCCGGTACACCACCACCATTGCCACCGAAACGGAGAACGAGAGGTCAACAGTTGCTCGATGAATCCGAAGGTTTTTTAGCATCTAGTCTCGACGGTGTTTCCTTACGAAGTCGATCTCCGGAGGATTCGTCGTCTCTTCTGAGTGCGTCGGCTGGCAGTTTGGATTCGGCCTTGAACCATTCCCGCGACGAAGATGAGATACGGGCGATCATGGGACCAAACGACGAGTCTCTGAACGACAGTATGGATCTCAGCCTGATGGCTACTATCCAAG gtATGCAAGTTAATGGTAGTTCAAACTGTAGTTGCTGGGACGGTTCCGAAACAAACATACCAAGCACAATGTTATTGGGTCAACAAACTCCGCAAGAAATGCTTAATCCATTTACCG GTATAGAAGGAAAAATGGAACGATTATCGACTCAAACGCAGGAATCCGGTTTCGTATCCATGCATTCGCAACGAAGTTCGTCTCAAAGTTATACTACCTCCAGTATAACGTCCAAAAGATCTTCTCAGCAAAGCAGTATTAGTTACAATTCCCAAACGTTTAATTCGCAACAATCGTTTTCCCAAACAAAACTGTCTTCGGATAATAACGGGTCTATTTTCACTCAGAAGACAATGACTAGTACGAAGAGTACCGTTAGTACAACAAATATTTCCGGAACTGGAGATCCTGCTGTATTAGAAAAATTGGTAAAT GAAATGGAGTCGATTTCTGCATTGGACGCTAATGGTGTGCCGCCAGCATTGCCGGAAAAGCGATCGAAACGGAGGAAAGAACGTCAACCGTCACAGTACGACAATGTACCTGAAAATGAGCATTTATCAACCTGTAGTTTACATACCAATAACGGCGATAATACAGATGCCAGTAAACCCCCTCCACTGCCGCTTAAGAAAAGGCATA TGTTCCAATCAGTGGCATATTCTG TCATGGCATACATGGAGATGTTTGGGAATTGTTCTCACAGCAACAACGATTTCATCTCCGGTCTTGGGACTCGTCATTCAGTGGCAGCTTATAATTCGATGCAAGCGGAATGGCAACAACACGAAATGGCTCTTACTACGACACAATCGTGTTCTTTCATGGCACATACTATAACTACATTACATGACAACTCAAA TACCTCCATAACTATGGCACCATCAGTAGCGGAAGTAACGAATAATTCTAGTCTCCCACCAGCATTACCACCAAAGAGATCCCGTTCCATTAAATCAAATGCAACGCCACCGCCAATTTCGCCAAAACCCACCATTAGTATGCAAAGCATACATACAATCGAACCAATCGTAACGTCAACACCTATGAAAATAGAGGAATCTGGTTGTGTTCATGATAAAAAGGAGTTATCACCTTCGTCTCCAGCGAAGCtg AATAACGTTGCTTTGGATACTATATTACCGTCCTCAAGACCCGCGAGTAATGCCTTATCGTCGATTTCCGTCGATGATAATAACTTGGACTTGAGAGACGTCGATCAAGACGATACTATTTTGGATGAACTCGATATCAGCAAGTATTTAGTCTTCAAGAAACCAGACGAAGAAGGGCCAGATATAAGGGGTGGCCACCCGGATGCATTGTTAATTCATGCAACCAAAGCTAATAAACATG acTTTTTGTATCAAGAGGCGTTTCTAACAACATATAGAACATTCATGCAACCATTGGAGTTAATTCAAAAATTACACAAACGTCATCAGCGATTCTCTTGTTCTGCTGACGTTATTAAACAAAGAGCAGCTCGCGAAGCATTTTCCTTGTTGGTTAGAGTTGTCAGCGATTTAAC TATGTCAGATCTCGATGATACCCTCTTGCAAACTTTAATGGAATTCGTACAGCAATTGGTATGTAGCGGTGATCTTACTATGGCAAAAGCTTTGCGTGTTAAAATTTTGGAGAAACACGCGGCGAAGCAGTTGCAATCTACACAACCGATTCTATCTTCGTTGAGTGTAACAACAAAGCAAGCTTCCCTTCTCGATTTCAAGAGTGAACAAATTGCAGAACAAATGACATTGTTAGATGCTGATTTATTCATGAAGATTGAAATCCCGGAAGTACTAATTTGGGCTCAAGAACAGAATGAAGAACGAAGTCCGAATCTAACTAGGTTCACAGAACATTTTAACAAAATGTCGTACTGGGCTAGATCGAGAATACTGGAACATAGATTAGAGAATGAAGCGAAAGATAGAGAGAAATACGTTGTTAAATTTATCAAGATAATGAAGCAccttagaaaaataaataattttaatagctACTTAGCCTTGCTTTCTGCGTTGGATAGCGCGCCAATTAGAAGGCTCGAATGGCAGAAACATATTACAGAAGGTTTAAAAGAATATTGCGCTCTTATCGATAGTTCCAGTAGTTTCAGAGCTTACAGGCAAGCTTTAGCAGAAACACAACCGCCATGCATTCCGTACAT CGGACTTGTGTTACAAGATCTTACATTCGTGCATATTGGAAACAATGATTTGTTACCGGATGGTACGATAAATTTTTCGAAAAGATGGCAACAGTTTAATATCGTTGAAAACATGAAAAGGTTCAAAAAAGG AACATATTCGTTCAAGAAACACGAACGTATAATAACGTTCTTCAATAATTTTAGCGATTTCCTCTGTGAGGAAGCAATGTGGCAGATTTCCGAGAGTATCAAGCCGCGCGGTGGAAAAAAAACACAGTCACAGAACTAG
- the LOC100647525 gene encoding guanine nucleotide-releasing factor 2 isoform X9, translating into MRSPGSGSGGGGSGAATRAASPSSPRTPRDKSAPGCTDGATTLDKNPLRDLHIHVRQVQLALLHFRDVVSKKKLEMLPGNGTIVLDTVTTIHTVLKSYLLYENSSTLGSATNQVYQALAQLLKLCDDVLLHGDQSSALDTENVTHIIGLVEEAVKNLVALANEKIANRQKPVVVTTSNRTSSYGSEMTPQRNSLPDIPLTPRERQILEQTAASTSLVRSSHSSESILRDSSPPPKPPLPERTNMCLSEENSSSGTPPPLPPKRRTRGQQLLDESEGFLASSLDGVSLRSRSPEDSSSLLSASAGSLDSALNHSRDEDEIRAIMGPNDESLNDSMDLSLMATIQGMQVNGSSNCSCWDGSETNIPSTMLLGQQTPQEMLNPFTGIEGKMERLSTQTQESGFVSMHSQRSSSQSYTTSSITSKRSSQQSSISYNSQTFNSQQSFSQTKLSSDNNGSIFTQKTMTSTKSTVSTTNISGTGDPAVLEKLVNEMESISALDANGVPPALPEKRSKRRKERQPSQYDNVPENEHLSTCSLHTNNGDNTDASKPPPLPLKKRHMFQSVAYSVMAYMEMFGNCSHSNNDFISGLGTRHSVAAYNSMQAEWQQHEMALTTTQSCSFMAHTITTLHDNSNTSITMAPSVAEVTNNSSLPPALPPKRSRSIKSNATPPPISPKPTISMQSIHTIEPIVTSTPMKIEESGCVHDKKELSPSSPAKLNNVALDTILPSSRPASNALSSISVDDNNLDLRDVDQDDTILDELDISKYLVFKKPDEEGPDIRGGHPDALLIHATKANKHDEKESDFLYQEAFLTTYRTFMQPLELIQKLHKRHQRFSCSADVIKQRAAREAFSLLVRVVSDLTMSDLDDTLLQTLMEFVQQLVCSGDLTMAKALRVKILEKHAAKQLQSTQPILSSLSVTTKQASLLDFKSEQIAEQMTLLDADLFMKIEIPEVLIWAQEQNEERSPNLTRFTEHFNKMSYWARSRILEHRLENEAKDREKYVVKFIKIMKHLRKINNFNSYLALLSALDSAPIRRLEWQKHITEGLKEYCALIDSSSSFRAYRQALAETQPPCIPYIGLVLQDLTFVHIGNNDLLPDGTINFSKRWQQFNIVENMKRFKKGTYSFKKHERIITFFNNFSDFLCEEAMWQISESIKPRGGKKTQSQN; encoded by the exons ATGCGCTCTCCTGGTAGCGGAAGCGGAGGTGGAGGCAGTGGAGCGGCTACGAGGGCCGCCTCGCCCTCCTCGCCGCGAACACCGCGTGATAAAAGCGCGCCCGGCTGCACCGATGGCGCGACCACCCTCGACAAGAACCCCCTCCGTGACCTGCATATCCACGTGCGACAGGTGCAACTGGCACTGCTTCACTTCCGGGACGTCGTGTCAAAGAAAAAGCTCGAGATGCTGCCCGGCAACGGCACCATCGTCCTCGATACTGTTACCACCATACACACTGTGCTGAAGTCCTATCTTCTCTACGAGAACAG CTCTACTCTGGGATCAGCGACGAACCAAGTGTATCAAGCTCTAGCACAATTATTAAAACTCTGTGACGACGTGTTGCTGCACGGTGACCAGTCCTCTGCGTTGGATACCGAGAACGTTACACACATCATAGGATTAGTCGAAGAAGCTGTGAAAAACTTGGTTGCCCTGGCGAATGAGAAGATTGCCAATAGACAGAAACCTGTCGTCGTTACAACTAGTAATAG AACGTCGTCTTATGGATCGGAAATGACGCCGCAAAGAAATTCTTTGCCTGATATTCCGTTAACGCCAAGGGAAAGGCAGATTTTAGAGCAGACAGCTGCGAGTACTAGTTTGGTCCGTAGCTCGCATAGTTCCGAGTCGATTTTAAGGGATTCTAGTCCACCCCCAAAACCGCCACTCCCCGAGAG AACTAATATGTGTCTGTCGGAAGAAAATAGTTCTTCCGGTACACCACCACCATTGCCACCGAAACGGAGAACGAGAGGTCAACAGTTGCTCGATGAATCCGAAGGTTTTTTAGCATCTAGTCTCGACGGTGTTTCCTTACGAAGTCGATCTCCGGAGGATTCGTCGTCTCTTCTGAGTGCGTCGGCTGGCAGTTTGGATTCGGCCTTGAACCATTCCCGCGACGAAGATGAGATACGGGCGATCATGGGACCAAACGACGAGTCTCTGAACGACAGTATGGATCTCAGCCTGATGGCTACTATCCAAG gtATGCAAGTTAATGGTAGTTCAAACTGTAGTTGCTGGGACGGTTCCGAAACAAACATACCAAGCACAATGTTATTGGGTCAACAAACTCCGCAAGAAATGCTTAATCCATTTACCG GTATAGAAGGAAAAATGGAACGATTATCGACTCAAACGCAGGAATCCGGTTTCGTATCCATGCATTCGCAACGAAGTTCGTCTCAAAGTTATACTACCTCCAGTATAACGTCCAAAAGATCTTCTCAGCAAAGCAGTATTAGTTACAATTCCCAAACGTTTAATTCGCAACAATCGTTTTCCCAAACAAAACTGTCTTCGGATAATAACGGGTCTATTTTCACTCAGAAGACAATGACTAGTACGAAGAGTACCGTTAGTACAACAAATATTTCCGGAACTGGAGATCCTGCTGTATTAGAAAAATTGGTAAAT GAAATGGAGTCGATTTCTGCATTGGACGCTAATGGTGTGCCGCCAGCATTGCCGGAAAAGCGATCGAAACGGAGGAAAGAACGTCAACCGTCACAGTACGACAATGTACCTGAAAATGAGCATTTATCAACCTGTAGTTTACATACCAATAACGGCGATAATACAGATGCCAGTAAACCCCCTCCACTGCCGCTTAAGAAAAGGCATA TGTTCCAATCAGTGGCATATTCTG TCATGGCATACATGGAGATGTTTGGGAATTGTTCTCACAGCAACAACGATTTCATCTCCGGTCTTGGGACTCGTCATTCAGTGGCAGCTTATAATTCGATGCAAGCGGAATGGCAACAACACGAAATGGCTCTTACTACGACACAATCGTGTTCTTTCATGGCACATACTATAACTACATTACATGACAACTCAAA TACCTCCATAACTATGGCACCATCAGTAGCGGAAGTAACGAATAATTCTAGTCTCCCACCAGCATTACCACCAAAGAGATCCCGTTCCATTAAATCAAATGCAACGCCACCGCCAATTTCGCCAAAACCCACCATTAGTATGCAAAGCATACATACAATCGAACCAATCGTAACGTCAACACCTATGAAAATAGAGGAATCTGGTTGTGTTCATGATAAAAAGGAGTTATCACCTTCGTCTCCAGCGAAGCtg AATAACGTTGCTTTGGATACTATATTACCGTCCTCAAGACCCGCGAGTAATGCCTTATCGTCGATTTCCGTCGATGATAATAACTTGGACTTGAGAGACGTCGATCAAGACGATACTATTTTGGATGAACTCGATATCAGCAAGTATTTAGTCTTCAAGAAACCAGACGAAGAAGGGCCAGATATAAGGGGTGGCCACCCGGATGCATTGTTAATTCATGCAACCAAAGCTAATAAACATG ACGAGAAAGAATCAG acTTTTTGTATCAAGAGGCGTTTCTAACAACATATAGAACATTCATGCAACCATTGGAGTTAATTCAAAAATTACACAAACGTCATCAGCGATTCTCTTGTTCTGCTGACGTTATTAAACAAAGAGCAGCTCGCGAAGCATTTTCCTTGTTGGTTAGAGTTGTCAGCGATTTAAC TATGTCAGATCTCGATGATACCCTCTTGCAAACTTTAATGGAATTCGTACAGCAATTGGTATGTAGCGGTGATCTTACTATGGCAAAAGCTTTGCGTGTTAAAATTTTGGAGAAACACGCGGCGAAGCAGTTGCAATCTACACAACCGATTCTATCTTCGTTGAGTGTAACAACAAAGCAAGCTTCCCTTCTCGATTTCAAGAGTGAACAAATTGCAGAACAAATGACATTGTTAGATGCTGATTTATTCATGAAGATTGAAATCCCGGAAGTACTAATTTGGGCTCAAGAACAGAATGAAGAACGAAGTCCGAATCTAACTAGGTTCACAGAACATTTTAACAAAATGTCGTACTGGGCTAGATCGAGAATACTGGAACATAGATTAGAGAATGAAGCGAAAGATAGAGAGAAATACGTTGTTAAATTTATCAAGATAATGAAGCAccttagaaaaataaataattttaatagctACTTAGCCTTGCTTTCTGCGTTGGATAGCGCGCCAATTAGAAGGCTCGAATGGCAGAAACATATTACAGAAGGTTTAAAAGAATATTGCGCTCTTATCGATAGTTCCAGTAGTTTCAGAGCTTACAGGCAAGCTTTAGCAGAAACACAACCGCCATGCATTCCGTACAT CGGACTTGTGTTACAAGATCTTACATTCGTGCATATTGGAAACAATGATTTGTTACCGGATGGTACGATAAATTTTTCGAAAAGATGGCAACAGTTTAATATCGTTGAAAACATGAAAAGGTTCAAAAAAGG AACATATTCGTTCAAGAAACACGAACGTATAATAACGTTCTTCAATAATTTTAGCGATTTCCTCTGTGAGGAAGCAATGTGGCAGATTTCCGAGAGTATCAAGCCGCGCGGTGGAAAAAAAACACAGTCACAGAACTAG